A region from the Dehalococcoides mccartyi CG5 genome encodes:
- a CDS encoding HyaD/HybD family hydrogenase maturation endopeptidase, translated as MFFNPGDESPKPILVLGTGNILLSDEGAGVRCVERLSRFPVPEDVELYDGGTAAMDLLDVISGREKMFILDAVHGGDEPGMIYRFRPEDIKTQPKIDISFHQMGLMEILNLAKYHDAMPKDIIIYGIQPGSMAPGFELTPAVDKAVNRVVEMMKEELGIK; from the coding sequence ATGTTTTTTAATCCGGGAGATGAATCTCCCAAACCTATATTGGTCCTAGGTACAGGCAATATACTCTTGAGTGATGAAGGTGCCGGGGTACGCTGCGTAGAGCGGCTATCCCGGTTTCCTGTTCCTGAGGATGTAGAACTGTATGACGGCGGCACCGCCGCCATGGATTTGCTGGACGTGATATCCGGGCGTGAAAAAATGTTTATACTGGATGCGGTTCACGGCGGAGACGAACCCGGTATGATATACCGCTTCCGCCCCGAAGATATCAAGACCCAGCCCAAAATAGATATTTCTTTCCACCAGATGGGACTGATGGAGATACTTAATCTGGCCAAATACCATGACGCCATGCCCAAAGATATTATCATTTACGGTATCCAGCCAGGCAGCATGGCACCGGGATTTGAGCTGACCCCGGCAGTAGACAAAGCTGTTAACCGGGTGGTGGAAATGATGAAAGAAGAACTGGGTATAAAATAA